Part of the Calliopsis andreniformis isolate RMS-2024a chromosome 12, iyCalAndr_principal, whole genome shotgun sequence genome, tattcaaatttaaataatatttatttttacacaATTCTGTCAAGATAAACTACTCTAAATAGGAAGAATCTTGAGAAAAGTGTTTGAAGCAAGAGTTTTCATTTAAACATCAAAAACAGGATATAATTATGCTAATATCTGTAATATTTGTTTTAGTCTCGAACGAGGCCTGAAAATAGCAAATCAAATAGATAACAGCAAATTTCGATTGCTGATAAATCGTATCTGTCAAACACTCCAGTCAACTATTGACACTAAAATATTtagtgaagaagaagaagagaaactATTGATGTCTCTGGATTTAAATAAAGATGATTTAGGTTTTCTTTTAGATGCAATAGTACAGTTTTACAAGCAAGCTGCTTGTAATATTATAAAGCCACAGTCTATGGAAAATACTTTGAAGGATACTTTCAAAATAGATGATGAGAAagtacaaatatttttaaatgcatGGGTTACATATGGTAAGGCAATAATCGATAACTTTAGACAAAAGTCTGTCTTCCCTATTCAGGTATGTTACAAGGATATTTTCCCCACGTGGGtaatataaaattgaaacacTTCCTTCACATACTTGTTTCAGGTCAAAGATATTGATTGGTGTTTAAATGTCCAAGCTTCATCTTCCACTATAAAGAAGGATGTACGTCCAATAGCATTATTGCAATTAAATCTGACAGGAGAACAGCAATCTAAGTTAACTGTTGAATTTAATAAGAAAGAATTAATTGATTTATATCAGAATTTAGAAAAGATACAATCACAATTAGACGCTCTCAAATAGTTCTTAAATTGTTGCTACTATAATACATCTAATTGCTGTGAGGATTCTTGTATTgtacaaaatatattttttaacttttcctatttattataatattcattatttacaaatatatattttgttaaatttttatttacattaCATTTGCACTCATATTTACATACTCTTTCGGCAACATCCTGCACTTTCCGACTCGTTCGTACAATTGTGGACTTCTATTTGGAAGAACATTAttaatgtttattgtattttgattATCTCGCTCGTGAACTTGTAAATCTATTTTCGCTGGGCTTTTCAAGTATCGTTCGCGATAAAATCGCTGACTTTGCATCTTTCCCGCGGGAGGCACAGTTTCTAGAATTCGCGATGACTTCCGGACAAATAGGCGTGCCTTACAAACTACTAAGACAACTATGATAATCATCAGAAACAAGGTCATAGCCGTCAAGGCGCCTACTATCCATCCTAGCCTTCCATCTGCAACGTAAAATCAATCGTGCAGTATAAATCCATAAATTCCTTTTTTCCAGCGATAACTAGTTGGTATTCAGTTCGCATGATTTTTATTCTGtaaataatatcaaaaataCGCACCACCTATGCTGTTTAATAGAACAATACTAGCGCTCCCTAATTCTTCATCAACGTTTTCATCAGTAATCGTGAATTTGCAAATCCATTGCCCCAGATCCGAGTGGTCAGGCTTAAACTCCAGCGTGCATATTCCTGTACCATAGTTCATCTGCATGTTATGCCTAAAAGAAATTATAGAAACACAaagaaatgtttaaataaattttccatTCCATCCATGAACAAGGTAACCAGTCACCTTTTGTTGCTGCTCATATTCTGATAAATATGGACATTTGGCGCATGAATCCAGTGACATTGCACTTCTGACATCATAGTTTTCACCCTACAGGCGAGCGTAACCATTTGATGGGGCGCAGCCCACACTGCCATAGTCACTGGCTCTAGaaatcatcaatcaccagtTTTCCTCCACTGATTCGTTCCATTTTTTCTATCCCAATCACCGAAAGCGTTGATGCTTCTTCTTCGTAGTCTCCTCAACAGAGGACCACATCCACACGTGGGTGCAACTGGGTGCTCGAATTGTGTGCACAAGCGATTGTCGTGTGATATATGTACATACTTTCTGCTGTGAGACAATGTGAGACGCGTGTCGAATGTGTTGAGGGTGTTCATTGTGTTCATACGTGTATACATATAATAGCGTGTCATCTGATACATTTCACTTGAAATTTACATAGAAGGGTGATAGTTcgttagtatcgatcgtaatgagAAAGGCAGCAATG contains:
- the Vlet gene encoding COMM domain containing 10 protein valette — encoded protein: MATWITVTPRLERGLKIANQIDNSKFRLLINRICQTLQSTIDTKIFSEEEEEKLLMSLDLNKDDLGFLLDAIVQFYKQAACNIIKPQSMENTLKDTFKIDDEKVQIFLNAWVTYGKAIIDNFRQKSVFPIQVKDIDWCLNVQASSSTIKKDVRPIALLQLNLTGEQQSKLTVEFNKKELIDLYQNLEKIQSQLDALK